Genomic segment of Syngnathus acus chromosome 10, fSynAcu1.2, whole genome shotgun sequence:
ACTCCTGTTACCACCTTCCCCCAAGGTTTTGCGGCTCAGTATGATGTCACTCCATTAAGTGGCTGCTGCATGTACTGCTCTAAGGAAACACATACTATATagagaaatatatatataaatagatagcaacaattttattttttttgtattatcattttttctcttcattaTTCACACGGGATCTATTTGTATGTACTTCTCTTGTCTATGCCACACATCAATGTATTACAATTGTCACGCTCTACCGATGTGTTATGGCATCCACTAAACCTCTTTCAATATTTGTAATGCTATAGTGTGAAATATACgttttaatgcattttccCCAAATTTTGAGTTATGcttttgaaaacaagcaaaaaaaaaaagacaaaaaaatattctgtccGGCTTTGACATGAACTAACACTGTAATATTGTAAGTGAAATATGTATGATCCTATGATGAGTTACCACTTCCCTGTCATTCttgcaaaaaatatacaaaaaaaaaactgtggggAAGAAGTATATGTACCTGTAGTGTATGCTTGTATTTAGTGAGCTTTCatgctgtcattttttcccAGTGTATGGTGGTGAACTTTGGTGGCAATGTGCAGTCCGAGTGAGGACCAGCCAAGATCTGTTTTAACCCCCCttccccacccccacccctttttttcccttttgggTACACCTGCCATTGTGACCGTGAAATAGTGAATTTCATTTACCTTCATTCCCTTTCTGCCTTTGATTTGACCTAAATGGAAACAGTggtaatgtgttttgtttttaattcacaaataaagttttctttcttaaaaatCATGTTGAACTCATTGCCTTTGGGAAGATGAGACACTGCCCTGTTATTTAAACATGCAGTGGCAAAGAAGAGTACACACAGTGCCAttgaaaacacacatacacacacacacacacacaataaatggCATGCCCCAAATCTCAATGAATTAAGTATTCCAATTGAAATCTATTTTATAGTATGATTTGagagcaaaatgaaaactcAAGTCATTAACACACTGAGGACTGGATCAAAATGGAAGTGGAAAGTAATTCTCTTCCAGTCAAACGTGCTAACAATTTTACACCAATAGAGCTGAAGtttgtgattattttgatttctACATCAAAACAAGAACGCGTGATTTTTAAGTTATTTCaaaaaaggtgatttcaaaTTGACGGGACATTTTTACCCCAAATCGTCTTCAATGAGCTTAATTACCTTATTGTATAAAAACAATATCAATTTGGACTATAAAAgtgtaaaatcaattcaagtCAACACAGACATTTCCTGCAGAGGTGAGAGGTGCAGCCCAATGGACTTGTCTGCTGCATTTGTCCTTTGTCTAATGCAGGGCTTGGCACCCGCGGCtccagagccgcatgcggctctttagcccgtccccccccccctagcgGCTCCCCAGagcttttgcaaaaatgcttGGGAATGGAAAAAtacgttttttgttgttggtggtgtttttttttgttttttttaaatatggtttttagatgttagtcatgacacaaacattcttatgctgtaaaaatgtatgtagttgTAAATGCATTAAAATACCGAATTCCAGAATGACATCAAATAGCCTAATTGCGTCATAGCCTGCGACACAGCACAGGTGAGTTGTTAACAAACAGGTGTGAGAGAGTGATGGGCCATGGattcaaaagtcaaacagAGCAAGATTGCTGATGAGAACAGAGGGTTTGAGAAAGACCGGACTGAaccatttgctttcattgccaatgcGGAAGGATTGTCTgtatgtttgatttgcaatttGTCAAATCACAAGaagagcaatttggagcgacatTTTCAGGTAAAGCGTGCTAAATTTGCTGCCGATCATCCAGTTGGAACTGAAAGGAAAGGTACAATTGCAGTGTTGGTGGAGAAATTTGAGGACCAAAAAAACGGTttcaagaagtggattgcatctccaaactctactactgctgcaagttttgttgcagcccgGGAGATAATAAAGTTCGGAAAACCATTCGCCGATGGATGaaggattcattcattaaagtACCAGAGTGCCTATTTCcggacttcaaaaacaaaaccgagatcattcagaaaattaaagaTATGTCTCTCGCCGCAAAAATAGTGAAGGAAAGGGTAATTAAAACGGCAAACAATATCAGCAAATCAAGGGCATCAATTCAGCTCCAGTATTCTCAATGGCCTGTGACGACTCGTGTGACGTGACTATGCAGCAATGCAGGTACGTGAACTCTAATGGGCCgcaacaaaacacaagacaTTAATATTGTAATGGAAGTTTGGCTAAACTTGAAGTAGCAATAGGTCTATTGTACATCAGTAGTCACGTGGTGTGTAATTCTCTCCAGGATGCGCTGCAgggaaattaaacatttgatCGTGTATgttcattttctatttgtagcctcctttattattttaataataggCATGCATACAGCTTATGTATTGACAGTCTATGTTGCCttataaaaggcttttagatttttgcggctccagacaggtatgtttttttttttggggggggggctctttgggggggggctcttTGAATATTTTGGGTTGCCGAGCCCTGGTCTAATGTCATGGGCGCACATGGTCCCAACAGTCCCTTGGGAATGGAAGCTTCCACATGTACAAGAGCAAATTACACAGAGTGGCTAAATAGATTTATTGGATCCCAGAAGATGTCTGCtgcaaatgaaatgcaaatatatGCTTTGCTTCCCTAAATAAGGCATAATCAATCCTGTTACTCTGAATGCCACCTGAATTGTATTTCAGAATTTATGGCAgaacatcatttatttttaaattttgaataATCAGTCACGACTGGGATTAAAATGgttaaaatatgaaaagaaaacaaattattcaTAAATGACAGTTGTCTTGATGAATTTTTTAGACAGATGGATAAATGGATGTATTCAAGTTTGCAATATAAGAGGAAAGAGTAATGATTTTGAATTAGGCTGAAGAGACTTGAAAAATGTTAAACAACACAATGAGGATGAAAGAATGTTGATTGGCTGATTGGTATGTAAGAGGCACAatatcaaacaaaatgtcaactgGGCAGATGATGTGTTGTTGCTTTGTGGGAGTGGTAATCACACTTAAACATACACACAGCAGCCCCCACAGTAACAATTAAATAGGCGGCACATCTAGTGATCCAGGTAACAATAACCAATGCTCAAAATGTCTATAATAAGTCATCTGTTCTGTTTTCATTGTAAGCCACTACATTCCACTGTGTCAATGTGTAAATCATCTTCACACATTCGTCTGCCTatctttttttacatgactACACAGCTTCCACAAAGCATTTTTCTAAGAGCAACATCACACAAACTGAAATACCATTATGAGTAATTGGAAAATGCGCCCTAGTCTTTCTAAATGTGGCCAATTTAACTAATCAACAAATAAAGAGGGAAACTGTTGACAGATAATTATCCTGTGGTGTTTAGAATTTGTAATGAATTTGAATGTATATGTTTTGGCAGATTCTGGAGCAATGTTGAAAATATCTTCTGTATATTTCTGAACTCAAAAACgaggcatatatatatatattatataaaatatattatataaggATACATACATATTTAGGTCTTCCAAAGTATAATATATAAACCACATACAATAGAAGGGAGGTGTGATTTAAGATAGGTGCATCTGTTTAACCTTTTGTACATAAGTGGAGGGTGACATCATCTGCAGTGACTCACAGAAGCATCATCCAGCTGCTGTGGAAGACAAAGGGGATAAGCATTGAACAGCAAGGAGGAAGATGGTGAGATGAATTAGGTCTGTTGTTGAATTGTTGGAGAAGACCGCATTAAAGTCAAATAATCAAAACACGAGTCACATTTAACATGTTATGTGATGTGAAAATTTATTGCAGTCGGTCATTATAACCtcacaattgtcttttcaCACCAGGTCCACATTTAGTCTCCACATTTAGCTATTTTGTGCAtgcataaaaaatattgatatgCATGAACAGAATGTGTTGTCAgtatttcatttccttttaatCAGCTTTGACACAATGAGCCATTAGGGGGACCGGTCATTACATGCAAAAGGCACATGCTCACAATTGTGAAATAATTGATTTCAAGCAATCACCATTTAACTGGAAATAGGTGACCTAAATCTACTCTCTGCACACTGCATGCCAATGTTGATACAAAGGTGGCTGCCATTCAAAAACTGCTTTGTATGTCATTAATTATACAAGGCACCCATTGATTGATTGCCATATGGAATTATACTGTATTGCATTACTTTTTTGACTGTGCCTTGTTGAAATGAGTGATGTGCTAGAACGGTTGTACTAAAATGCACGAGTAGGACATTTTATCACAGACCAATCTATAGGATAGATTTCACATAGATTTTCTGAAACCATCGACCTCTTTATGCACAAGCGAGCTGGTGACAGGAAACAAGTAACATGAAGCTGCAGGTCCCATTTGGAGGGGTCGTGAGTAGAAGGCGCCATCTTCTGGGCAAAATATCACAGCACATCTAAGCAACATGATTGGAAACTGAGAAAGGGGACAGAAAAGCCCAAAGAGACATTTTTAATCTGAATTACCCCCAAAAATAGATGGGGTGGGGGAGCTACATTTCAATCACAGTTTTATCAAATATCACAGATTCTGAGGATGCATGCCCAGGGAGTGATTTTCTGAAGCAAACGGGTCTGGAtgagctcctcctcctctggaAGACTGCACACTGTGCACAGCTCATATTCGGTGGGAACAGCAGCGCCTCAAATGGGCATCGCGTGGGACTGCTGGACGACACAGAAACCTTTTGAGTGTGGCCCACAAGTGAAGGACTCATGGGTAGTCGAACCCAATCTATACAATTACAAAGTATTAATAAAtacctgaaaataaataatactgtattttgttataaaatgtttctacagttaataatgtgtttttcatttgctgcTTTGCAAATTATGCTGATtgtgaatgaaacaaaataacacagctctgttacaaaatattttattaagcTAAGatcattcttttcttttcttcccttgCTTTGAACAGATGTGCAAATGGTACATGTGCAGTAAACTACTGCAATCACAGTGGGACTATGTGACGAAATGTTGAACTGTCTTTTAAATGGAGAACAGAACCTCATCAAATGAACCATGTGAGAGTCTTGAATTTTATTCTgctgaatgcattttttaaaagggTTTTtatgagtttttccttgcccttttgggagcttaagatcaggggatgctttgggaataattgtcaatttgtttgtctatgtgaagcccttcgAGACTGCTTGtaatttagggctatacaaataaacttgacttgacttgaatacTCAGTGAACAATTGTGTTCTTTACCTGGAGCATCTTCACAGGAGTTAGCTACTTTTAGGCTGACAGACCAAGGTATCTCACCTCTAAATAGCCAAACATGCCAAAATGATTAACCGTGGTgcagaaatacatttttgggaAACACGTCTGCCAGGTGTCTGCATCTCTTCATGCATCTCACTGGCTGAACATTAAACACTTGGTCTACCTGGATCCAATCTGTGTGACtctagtgtgtgtgcattcttGTACATACTGAATGTAATTTTTCTCTCTGTccttaatatttgtttttgttgatcgTCAAAGTGACTGTTTTTGGTATTACATATGTTTGTGTTGATATTTGCTAAAATCCAATCTGTTTTTTCCAATAAAGATGAAAATAGAAGACACCGGACAATTTTGCAGTGGAATATTACCGCAATGTTATACAGTGCATGATCATCTAATTGTGAAAGCTTTTAAAaggcaaatttaaaaaacaaagaaaagaaaatatctcaAAAACTGAATGTGCCAGGGAAAGTGGATATTATTTAAATCagcataaaaatatttattgtatgAAAAAATAGTCATCTCTGATTCAAATTTGCTGTTGACTTGTGCTTTCATCGCTGTATagctgtttatttgtttatttatttatttatttgtcctcgttaatataaaaaatgccacgaaaaaaaacacacacaaatgactgTTGCTGTATATTATGTTCATCCCTCTCGTTGCGGCTATTAATTGCAACTATACGAAACGTTATAGGCTAtactaaatattttaaaaagtccgATGATTATGTCCGCGTTGCATGGTAGGTATGATCAATTCCAGGATGCAGATGTAAAGAGCGAAAAACGACTCGTGGTGCCGCTGTGAGCTCACACAAACGGCACCTCCACGCCTTTGCTTTCCACCCGTTccaaaaatcatttcattccACCGCCTTTCGTGTCGACGAAGTCAAATGTAGGATTACTGTCTAATTTCGATTTCTGACGCAATTTTCTGGTGTATTGTGTTTTGCAGACCTGGGtgtctgttgttttgttgcgCAACAATGGCAAACAAAGGCATTTCAGTGCTGTGCCCGATTGTCtgcatttttgcttttatttggatGCTGCCCCGCGTTGAAGGAGATCTCAGCTATTCTCTTGCAGAGGAGATGGAGCGCTTGTCTGCTTTTGGAAATATCGCCAAAGATCTCGGAGTGGACTTGAGGACATTATCATCACGAAAAGCTCGGATTGATTTCGAGGATACTCGAAAGCGTTATTGTGATTTGAATCTCAGCAACGGAGATTTGATAATAGCGGAGAGAATTGACAGAGAAATCCTTTGTGACAAGAAGCCCTCATGCGTTGTAAAAGTGGATCTGGTTTTGGAAAGTCCTCTTGAGCTGCATCGCGTGAGTCTCCATATTCAAGATGTAAATGATAACTCGCCGCACTTCAAAAAGAATTTAATTGAAATGGAAATAAGGGAGTCGGCAGAAAAGGGCAGTCGTTTTTCAATTGAAGAGGCTCATGATGCAGATATTGGCCAaaatgatgttaaaatgtataatttacagaaaaattcttattttattctttcagttgacaacaacaaagtcgAGCTCGTTCTAGAAAATAAGCTCGACCGAGAAAAGCAAAGTGAGATGAATTTGCTTCTCACAGCTTTAGATGGCGGCTCTCCTCGGAGATCAGGCACAGTCGTCATACACGTCACCGTGCTGGACGCCAATGATAACGCCCCAGTGTTCAGCAAAGCCGTTTATAAAGCCAGTCTGCCTGAAAACTCACCTTCAGATACAACAGTAATTAAAGTTAGTGCTACTGACGCAGATGAGGGAGTAAATGGCGCTGTGACTTATGATTTTGGACACGTATCTGGTAATaatatgaatgtgttttttattgatcCCACGACAGGTGAAATTAAAGTCACAGGTGTGACTGACTTTGAAGAGAAAGCCTCGTATGAAATGAGAGTAGAAGCTAAAGATGGTTTAGGGCTGACATCATACGCTAAAGTTCTAATAGATATCACCGATGTTAATGATAACGTTCCTGTAATTAATTTAAAGTCACTGACCAATCCAGTAGCAGAAAATGTGCCCCCTGGCTCAGAGGTGGGCATCATCAACGTGCAGGACAGAGACTCTGGGAAGAATGGACAGGTCCGCTGCTCCATTCAACAAAATGTCCCCTTCAAGTTAGTTCCTTCTATCAAAAACTATTATTCTCTGGTGACGACCGAAGAACTTGACCGTGAACTAGTGTCAGACTACAACATTACAATCAGCGTCACTGACGAGGGCTCTCCTCCTCTGTTCTCCTCCAAAAGTGTCCACTTGTCCGTGGGAGACATCAACGACAACCCGCCCGTATTTGAAGAACAGTCCTACAGTGCATATGtgagtgaaaataacaaagcTGGCTCCACTTTATGCTCTGTCAGTGCTCAAGACCCCGACTGGAGACAGAATGGCACTGTCATTTATTCTCTCTTACCTGCTGAGGTGAACGGCTCCCCGGTGTCCTCCTACGTGTCTGTCAACGGAGACACGGGGGCAGTCCACGCTGTCAGGTCGTTCGATTATGAACACCTGAGGAGTTTTCAAGTCCAAGTCATGGCCAGAGACAATGGCTCTCCTCCGCTGAGCAGCAACGTGAGCGTCAGCGTCTTCATCTGGGACGTGAACGACAACTCTCCTCAGATCCTGTACCCCGCCCCGGAGGGCAACTCCTTCATGACCGAGCTGGTCCCCAAAGCTGCACATGGAGGCTCTGTGGTGTCCAAAGTGATCGCGGTG
This window contains:
- the LOC119129748 gene encoding putative protocadherin beta-18 produces the protein MANKGISVLCPIVCIFAFIWMLPRVEGDLSYSLAEEMERLSAFGNIAKDLGVDLRTLSSRKARIDFEDTRKRYCDLNLSNGDLIIAERIDREILCDKKPSCVVKVDLVLESPLELHRVSLHIQDVNDNSPHFKKNLIEMEIRESAEKGSRFSIEEAHDADIGQNDVKMYNLQKNSYFILSVDNNKVELVLENKLDREKQSEMNLLLTALDGGSPRRSGTVVIHVTVLDANDNAPVFSKAVYKASLPENSPSDTTVIKVSATDADEGVNGAVTYDFGHVSGNNMNVFFIDPTTGEIKVTGVTDFEEKASYEMRVEAKDGLGLTSYAKVLIDITDVNDNVPVINLKSLTNPVAENVPPGSEVGIINVQDRDSGKNGQVRCSIQQNVPFKLVPSIKNYYSLVTTEELDRELVSDYNITISVTDEGSPPLFSSKSVHLSVGDINDNPPVFEEQSYSAYVSENNKAGSTLCSVSAQDPDWRQNGTVIYSLLPAEVNGSPVSSYVSVNGDTGAVHAVRSFDYEHLRSFQVQVMARDNGSPPLSSNVSVSVFIWDVNDNSPQILYPAPEGNSFMTELVPKAAHGGSVVSKVIAVDADSGQNAWLSYHILKSTDAGLFTIGLHSGEIRTQRDILESDSMKQNLIVAVKDNGQPPLSATCSMYLLISDNLAEVPELKDISYDEKNSKLTSYLIIALVSVSTFFLTFIMVVLAVRFCRRRKPRLLFDGAVAIPSAYLPPNYADVDGTGTLRSTYNYDAYLTTGSRTSDFKFVSSYNDNTLPADQTLKKSPSDFADPFEGLEEIEVRLFCSL